A genome region from Jeotgalibacillus aurantiacus includes the following:
- the mntR gene encoding transcriptional regulator MntR, whose protein sequence is MPTPSMEDYIEQIYILIDNKGYARVSDIAEALSVHPSSVTKMVQKLDKDEYLIYEKYRGLVLTKKGNKIGKRLVFRHELLEQFLAIIGVKEENIYNDVEGIEHHLSWNSIDRIGDLVQLFENNPELVNELRQLQEKEEQED, encoded by the coding sequence ATGCCAACACCCAGCATGGAGGATTATATAGAACAAATCTATATCCTGATTGATAACAAAGGATATGCAAGGGTATCAGATATAGCAGAAGCACTTTCTGTCCATCCGTCTTCCGTTACCAAGATGGTTCAGAAGCTTGATAAAGATGAATACTTAATTTATGAAAAATACCGGGGACTGGTGTTAACGAAAAAAGGCAATAAAATTGGAAAAAGACTCGTGTTCCGTCACGAGCTTCTTGAACAATTCCTGGCAATCATCGGTGTGAAAGAAGAAAACATTTACAATGATGTTGAAGGAATTGAGCATCACTTAAGCTGGAATTCCATAGACCGGATCGGTGATCTTGTCCAGCTCTTTGAAAACAACCCGGAGCTTGTCAATGAACTAAGACAGCTGCAGGAAAAAGAAGAGCAGGAGGATTAA
- a CDS encoding 5'-3' exonuclease: MKHILLIDGMALLFRSFFATAITNQFMRNENGTPTNGVQGFLRHSLTAIDLIKPTHVAVCWDMGKETFRNETFADYKANRNAPPEELIPQFDLVKEVAEKFSFHNIGVHGYEADDCIGTIAKKEAEHARISVVSGDKDLLQLLEPNIEIWLVQKGYGNYNRYTLDRFIEEYEITPEQFIDVKGLMGDPSDGYPGVKGIGEKTAYKLIKEFGSIDNLLQNKERLTPGQKKKISEDEKMLHLSRQLAEIHCEVPLEQPFAKDWNGVSEKAIQVSDEYGLKTVKRFLENAGL; this comes from the coding sequence ATGAAACACATTTTATTAATTGACGGTATGGCTTTATTGTTCCGGTCTTTTTTTGCGACAGCCATTACGAACCAGTTCATGCGCAACGAAAATGGAACCCCGACCAATGGTGTTCAGGGGTTTCTTAGACACTCGCTGACTGCCATTGACCTAATTAAGCCAACACACGTGGCTGTATGCTGGGACATGGGCAAAGAAACCTTCCGAAATGAAACTTTTGCGGATTACAAGGCAAACCGCAACGCTCCACCGGAAGAACTGATTCCTCAGTTTGATCTTGTAAAGGAAGTTGCAGAGAAATTTTCATTTCATAATATAGGTGTTCATGGCTACGAAGCAGACGATTGTATCGGGACCATCGCAAAAAAAGAAGCGGAGCATGCACGCATCAGTGTAGTAAGCGGTGATAAGGATCTGTTGCAGCTTCTAGAGCCAAACATTGAAATCTGGCTTGTTCAAAAAGGTTATGGGAATTATAACCGTTATACGCTGGACCGTTTTATTGAGGAATACGAAATTACGCCGGAGCAGTTTATTGACGTAAAAGGTTTGATGGGAGATCCAAGCGACGGTTATCCCGGCGTCAAGGGCATTGGAGAAAAAACGGCTTATAAGCTCATCAAAGAGTTTGGATCCATCGATAACCTTTTGCAAAATAAAGAAAGGCTGACTCCTGGCCAGAAAAAGAAAATAAGTGAAGATGAAAAAATGCTTCATTTATCCAGACAGCTCGCAGAAATTCATTGTGAGGTACCACTTGAACAGCCTTTTGCAAAAGACTGGAATGGTGTATCAGAAAAGGCAATCCAGGTTTCAGACGAATACGGATTAAAAACGGTTAAGAGATTTTTGGAGAATGCCGGTTTATGA
- a CDS encoding DUF6123 family protein, with protein sequence MMKTLDDFMADLDSRGFKLDDEAIGFIYFGRKYTGASDQIVKTAIEATLKIQKRFDSSFYMSVLEELVKLKQSSRKDMINHLKAKGMIL encoded by the coding sequence ATGATGAAAACGCTGGATGATTTTATGGCAGATCTGGATTCAAGAGGATTTAAGCTTGATGACGAAGCGATCGGATTTATTTATTTTGGCAGGAAATATACAGGCGCCAGCGATCAAATCGTCAAAACAGCCATTGAAGCAACGTTGAAAATTCAGAAACGGTTCGATTCCAGCTTTTATATGTCTGTTCTGGAGGAACTGGTCAAATTAAAACAGTCTTCAAGAAAAGACATGATCAACCATCTTAAAGCGAAGGGTATGATCTTATAA
- a CDS encoding reverse transcriptase-like protein: MIELYIDGASAGNPGLSGAGVFIKNGKDSRQLSVPLPIMENHEAEFNALVIGLEKCLPYKDHIISCRTDSQIVFHAVENRRVKNSTYAAYLTNALEMIDQFPLFFIKWIPSKENSVADRLARQAIRSQQA; encoded by the coding sequence ATGATTGAACTATATATAGATGGAGCGAGTGCCGGAAATCCGGGCCTAAGCGGTGCAGGTGTTTTTATTAAAAATGGAAAAGACTCCAGACAGCTGTCAGTGCCACTCCCGATCATGGAGAACCATGAAGCGGAATTTAATGCACTTGTTATCGGACTAGAAAAATGTCTTCCCTATAAAGATCATATCATTTCCTGCAGGACTGATTCTCAAATCGTATTTCATGCGGTTGAAAACCGGAGAGTGAAAAACAGCACTTACGCCGCGTATTTAACGAATGCACTTGAAATGATTGATCAGTTTCCGTTATTTTTTATCAAATGGATTCCAAGTAAAGAAAATTCGGTTGCTGACCGTCTGGCCAGGCAGGCGATCAGATCACAGCAGGCTTAA
- a CDS encoding formate--tetrahydrofolate ligase: MTTEKTVPTDIEIAQSAEMSPITEIAAGAGLSEEDLELYGKYKAKISFEAINRLQTARNGKLILVTSINPTPAGEGKSTVTVGLADALRKTGKNSMVALREPSLGPVMGVKGGATGGGYAQVLPMEDINLHFTGDIHAITTANNALSAFIDNHIHQGNEKQIDPRRIIWKRVLDMNDRALRQVIVGLGGPAKGVPREEGFDITVASEIMAVLCLSVSIEDLKRRLANMVVAYTYQKEPVTVGDLQAEGALALLLKDALKPNLVQTLEHTPALIHGGPFANIAHGCNSVLATKTALKLADYVVTESGFGADLGAEKFLNIKTRATGKHPDAVVIVATVRALKMHGGQDKNELKEENIQALQKGLANLEKHLETIRSFGLPAVVAINRFHSDHSSELAVLEKFCQSNGVHYALTEVWEKGGDGGIDLARQVLDLLEGQADFSYLYDLDQSIREKINAIAGNVYGADAVVFSKKAEKQMAEFEKYGWGKLPVCMAKTQYSLSDDPKLLGRPEQFTITIRELIPKLGAGFIVALTGDVMTMPGLPKKPAAQNMDVTNDGKALGLF, encoded by the coding sequence ATGACTACTGAAAAAACCGTTCCGACTGATATTGAAATTGCCCAGTCTGCTGAAATGTCACCGATCACAGAAATTGCTGCAGGAGCAGGGTTATCAGAAGAAGACCTTGAACTGTATGGAAAATATAAAGCAAAAATCAGTTTTGAAGCGATAAACCGCCTTCAGACTGCGAGGAATGGAAAGCTGATCCTCGTGACCTCGATTAATCCGACTCCTGCCGGAGAAGGTAAGTCAACGGTAACGGTAGGACTTGCGGATGCATTAAGAAAAACAGGGAAAAACTCAATGGTTGCTTTAAGAGAGCCTTCACTTGGACCTGTTATGGGGGTTAAGGGCGGCGCGACCGGGGGTGGTTATGCGCAGGTATTGCCGATGGAGGATATTAACCTTCATTTTACTGGGGATATTCATGCAATCACGACGGCGAATAATGCTCTGTCTGCTTTTATCGATAATCATATTCACCAGGGAAATGAAAAACAGATTGATCCGAGACGGATTATCTGGAAACGAGTTCTGGATATGAATGATCGCGCACTGCGTCAGGTAATTGTGGGGCTTGGAGGACCGGCTAAAGGAGTTCCGAGAGAAGAAGGATTTGATATTACGGTTGCATCTGAAATTATGGCTGTTCTCTGTTTATCAGTAAGCATTGAGGATCTTAAACGGAGGTTAGCCAATATGGTTGTGGCTTACACGTATCAAAAAGAACCGGTTACTGTTGGTGACCTTCAGGCGGAAGGTGCGCTGGCACTGCTGCTGAAGGATGCCTTAAAGCCGAATCTGGTCCAGACACTTGAACACACCCCTGCCTTGATCCACGGCGGTCCATTTGCGAATATTGCGCATGGATGTAATTCTGTATTAGCCACAAAAACAGCGTTAAAACTTGCTGATTACGTTGTGACGGAGTCAGGATTTGGTGCTGACCTTGGAGCGGAAAAGTTCCTGAACATTAAGACGAGAGCAACAGGAAAACACCCGGATGCTGTTGTAATTGTTGCAACAGTAAGGGCACTGAAAATGCACGGCGGACAGGATAAAAATGAGCTGAAAGAAGAAAATATTCAGGCGTTGCAAAAAGGGTTGGCCAATCTGGAAAAACATCTTGAAACAATCCGATCGTTCGGCCTTCCAGCTGTTGTTGCCATTAACCGTTTCCATTCGGACCATTCATCGGAGCTTGCAGTGCTTGAGAAGTTCTGTCAAAGCAACGGCGTACATTATGCACTGACAGAGGTGTGGGAAAAAGGCGGAGATGGCGGCATCGACCTTGCCCGTCAGGTTCTGGACCTGCTTGAAGGGCAGGCGGATTTTTCTTATCTTTACGACCTTGATCAATCCATTCGTGAAAAAATTAATGCCATCGCGGGGAATGTTTATGGAGCGGATGCCGTTGTATTTTCAAAAAAAGCTGAAAAACAGATGGCTGAATTTGAGAAGTACGGTTGGGGCAAATTACCTGTTTGTATGGCAAAGACACAATATTCATTATCAGACGATCCGAAGCTTCTTGGACGGCCTGAACAATTTACGATCACGATCCGTGAGTTAATTCCTAAGCTTGGAGCAGGTTTTATCGTAGCGTTAACCGGTGACGTGATGACCATGCCGGGACTTCCGAAAAAACCGGCTGCTCAAAATATGGACGTCACGAATGATGGGAAAGCACTTGGTTTATTCTGA
- a CDS encoding HD domain-containing protein, which yields MIMVNDDRLSSVYQSVKTLYDDDYTGHGWDHIERVQRLALKIAGIENEGNESLIRLLVYLHDAGDAKLHNDQRAADEFLMNTISQAGFNESETQLLISECGAIGFSKGKIPETVEGRIVQDADRLDAIGAVGIARAFTYGAVKRNAFYSEHLPEDTVIQHFYDKLLTLRDRMNTKTAIKIAHERHRFMEQFIGQFIKEWNGRK from the coding sequence ATGATAATGGTGAATGACGACCGCTTGTCCTCTGTTTATCAATCTGTCAAAACCTTATATGATGATGATTATACCGGGCATGGCTGGGACCATATAGAGAGGGTTCAGAGACTCGCATTAAAAATTGCCGGAATTGAAAATGAAGGAAATGAATCTTTAATCAGGTTACTCGTGTATCTTCATGATGCAGGAGATGCCAAACTACATAATGACCAGCGGGCGGCTGATGAATTTCTGATGAATACCATCAGCCAGGCAGGGTTTAATGAATCCGAAACGCAATTACTCATAAGTGAGTGCGGAGCAATCGGATTCTCCAAGGGGAAGATACCTGAAACCGTTGAAGGAAGAATTGTTCAGGACGCTGACCGGCTTGATGCAATCGGAGCGGTAGGGATTGCGCGCGCCTTTACATATGGAGCTGTCAAAAGAAATGCGTTTTATTCAGAACACTTACCTGAAGATACGGTGATTCAGCATTTTTATGATAAACTTTTAACTCTGAGAGATCGAATGAATACAAAAACAGCGATTAAAATTGCCCATGAACGTCACCGTTTTATGGAGCAGTTTATCGGGCAATTTATCAAAGAATGGAATGGTAGGAAATGA
- the cspD gene encoding cold-shock protein CspD — protein sequence MHNGKVKWFNNEKGYGFLEVEGGDDVFVHFTAVQGDGYKSLEEGQEVTFDIVEGNRGPQAANVIKK from the coding sequence ATGCATAATGGTAAGGTAAAATGGTTTAACAATGAAAAAGGCTATGGGTTTTTGGAGGTAGAAGGTGGCGATGATGTTTTTGTACACTTTACCGCCGTGCAGGGTGATGGTTATAAGTCGCTTGAGGAAGGCCAGGAAGTGACCTTTGATATTGTTGAAGGAAACCGTGGACCTCAGGCAGCCAATGTCATTAAAAAATAA
- a CDS encoding zinc-finger domain-containing protein — MRKLKAKNSVTINQELNNVEKQLIINEVDELLQTYCQDCPVKKQLRYERGKSKAHKFCISECSVGKRLQECGRQLS, encoded by the coding sequence ATGAGAAAATTAAAAGCAAAAAACAGCGTAACGATTAATCAGGAGTTGAATAATGTGGAAAAACAGCTGATAATCAATGAAGTGGACGAACTGCTTCAGACCTATTGTCAGGATTGCCCTGTAAAAAAACAGCTGAGGTACGAGCGTGGAAAATCAAAAGCACATAAATTCTGTATATCGGAATGCTCAGTGGGGAAAAGACTGCAGGAATGCGGCAGACAATTGAGCTGA
- a CDS encoding reverse transcriptase-like protein, with the protein MNVRFMASYKHPKHQKIEIITSFLDESLALDYIQDFEKTGRFNSIIIEDDLGQQWNVKEFKKLLHKTEGQVKNISVLFDASYNKHSRESGLGWIIEYDKGQETYTERENRVISGLASNNEAEYASLYYALKHAIELSEGNQQLLEVSGDSLVVINQMSGEWPCYDQNLVYWIEKVESLLSDRGYKAAYRHITRKGNKKADKLSNQALQDEKIKSKKQRND; encoded by the coding sequence TTGAACGTTAGATTTATGGCGAGTTATAAACACCCAAAGCATCAAAAAATTGAGATCATCACATCATTTCTTGATGAATCACTGGCACTGGACTATATTCAGGATTTTGAAAAAACCGGACGATTTAACAGTATTATCATTGAAGATGATCTTGGTCAGCAATGGAACGTGAAAGAATTTAAAAAGCTTCTGCATAAAACAGAAGGTCAGGTGAAAAATATCAGTGTGTTATTCGATGCCAGTTATAACAAGCATTCCAGGGAATCAGGACTTGGCTGGATCATTGAATATGATAAGGGCCAGGAAACATATACTGAAAGAGAAAATAGAGTGATCAGCGGTTTAGCATCCAATAATGAGGCAGAATACGCTTCACTTTATTATGCGCTGAAACACGCGATTGAGCTTAGTGAAGGAAATCAACAGCTTCTTGAAGTATCAGGTGACTCACTCGTTGTGATCAATCAAATGAGCGGAGAATGGCCATGTTACGATCAGAATCTGGTATACTGGATAGAAAAAGTCGAATCGTTACTGAGTGATCGGGGGTATAAAGCAGCTTACCGGCACATTACCAGAAAAGGAAATAAAAAAGCGGATAAGCTGTCAAATCAGGCTCTGCAGGATGAGAAAATTAAAAGCAAAAAACAGCGTAACGATTAA